The Scyliorhinus canicula chromosome 17, sScyCan1.1, whole genome shotgun sequence DNA window gggcaatttatcatggccaatccacctcaccgcacatctttggactgtgggaggaaaccagagctcccggaggaaacccacgcgcacacggggaggacgtgcagactccgtacagacagtgacccagccgggaattgaacctgggacctgggaccctggagctgagaagcaattgtgctaaccactatgctaccgcgctgccctgttGGAATGTTGCTCGTGCATTTTTGAGTGCAAAAGGCATCACCTTGCATTGGAACACACGGGGCATTGCAAAGGACTGGGGATAAACGGAACCTGCCAATATCCAACAGATCGATCTTTGTCAGGAAGGAGGCACTACACATTCTCAATACAATCCTCCAACCTTGGAATTGGATGGGAATCTGTTTTGGTCTTGGCATTTATTTCCCGGTAATCCATGCAGAACTGGGATGTTCCATCTGGCTTCGACACTAACACTACTGGTGAACTCCAATTACTTCTACTGGGCTCAATTAAGTCATTTGCCAACATATATTGGATCTCTACCACtaactgaggggctggtttagcacagggctaaatcgctggctttgcaaggcaggccagcagcatggttcaattcccgtaccagcctccccgaacagacgccggaatgtagcgactaggggcttttcacagtaacttcatttgaagcctactcgtgacaataagcgattttcatttcattttttcattttagtTTTCATGGATTCAGCCGATACTGGTGTTGCTTTATTGATTCAGAGTTTCCTATGTCTACATCATGAAATCTGTCTATATTTTTCAGTATCTTTATTACATCTTTCAGCTGTTCTTATAAATAGACAAACTGGGCCTCTAATTGTCCTAAGATGTCTGTATTTGTCAGTCGAACTACCGGAGGGTCATTCTGTGTGTTGTCGACCTCTTCTCCTGCCTCACGCTTCCTATCACTGTCTTCTCCCAGTGATATGCTTGACCCTTTCTATCCTCCTCTCCACAACATGTTTATATGTCACAACCAGTCCCTCTTCCGACGGTTGGGAGTATTGATTAAGTAAGTCACCGTACTCTCCTAACCACCTTACAGGGGACCACTGGAATTAGCTATCAGATGTTCGCCCTGCAATGGCAACAATACTAATTTCTCATCTCCAGTCTGGGAAGTTCTGGATCTGGCATGTTTGTCTGCCCACAGTTTCATTCTTGCTCCAGAAACCTTTAAATTATCTTGGGCTACCTGACAAGCTCCTGTGAGTCTTTCCAGAAACGTGGACACGTAATCCAACATTGAGGATTTGTCCTCTGGTTTTGGAAACCTCTCTTTCATCAATTTTAATGGGCCCCTATCTCATGGCCACAAACAAATTCTAATGGGCTAAACCCAGGATATTCGTTCAGAGAATCTCTGGTggcaaataattttttaaaaatccaatctcTTCTCCCAATCTCTTGGATACCCATGGCAAAAGGATCAAATCATGGTTTTGAGAGTCTGATGATATTTCTCCAAAGCTCCCTGAATTTGTGGATGATAAGCAGCTAATTTTAACTGTTTAATAGCCAGACTACAAATTATGTCCTGGAAAAGTTTAGACATGACGTTGAACCCTGGTTAGGTTGTACTTCTAAGGGTAGACCATAGCGTGTGAAAATCTGCATCAACTTTTCCATGACTACCTTAGCTGTAATTGCTCTCAAAGATAAAGCTTCCAGAAATTGGGTAGTTATATCCATAACAGTAAGCATGTACTGATtgccctgcctttgttttaggcaATGGTCTTACACAATCTATTAATATCCAACTAAATGGTTCTTCAAACACTGGTATGGGTATTAAAGGTGCGGTTTAATCACTTGGTGTGGTTTACCTATTACCTGGCAGGTATGACAGGATCTCCAGAATTGCACTACATCATTATGGAGTCCTGGCCAGAAACAATGCCCGATGCCTGAGTTTTCCAAATTCCCACATATCCTGCCATTGGTATCTCATCTGCTATCCGCAGTACTTCCCTATAATATTTGGGCGCTACCACTATCTGATGAACAAACATCCATTCCTCATCTGCAAGGCGATGTGGATGTCTCCACGTCCTCATCAGAACTCTGTCCTTAATATAATAGCCGTCTGGAACCCCCCTCAGTCTCAATGTCTGTGAGAGCCTAATTTATGTATTGTTACAATACCCTGGgctagtcaattccagccccacttaaccTGGAGTCACATTTCaagtgaattagccaataatATTTAGAAAAATATCCAAAGTGTTTGGCCCTTGGTTACCCAATcattatagtcaccaggtttgtaaatgtaaacacaattactgtttatgtaTACCAAGAACTGTACTGAAATGTGCAGCAAAAACAACTGGTTAACTCTTAGCTAAttcccacagtgagagtgagaagTGTTGGATTTTGCTGATCCCATGGGAAAAAAGACTCCAGGATCAGTTCATTGTGACGGTCCACACAGCAACCGGAAGACAAAAGATTCCCTGATGAGGGTGAAACCCGGGTGGGCAGGAGAGGGAGTGTGAAGAACAGCATGTTTAGTTAAAACAGAGATGGCTTGTTCAGACGATAACGGCGTCCAGTGTGTTTGACTTGAACATGAAGTGAAAAGTGAGGGCAAATAGTAGCACAAGCTTTTAATTTCCGAGACCCACCAACTTAATCAATGCGGCTCCTCTGAAACTTTCACggtaaatattgatcctttaTACGGTGCCTTTCATATGTCACAGTACACCTTTGTAAGCAAaataaagtgaaaaatgaaaatcgcttattgtcacgagtaggcttcaatgaagttactgtgaaaagcccctagtcgccacattccagcgcctgtccggggaggctggtacgggaatcaaaccgtgctgctggcctacttggtctgctttaaaagccagcgatttagctcagtgagctaaaccagccccttgccatagttgccatagtcccagatgacgataggctgctttcccctttgagggggagagctgactggtgattatttaacctgagcatcaccacccctcaggtgaggggcaaggttgagaaggcagggccttcatgaataatatcagccgatacgggaatcgaacccgcgccgCTGATCTCGCACTTCATCACAAACTAAAGCAGTGCTAAACCGGCCCACCTTTGTACATGATAGAAAACTGAGGCATATCTGTAACATTCCCCAACTGAACTATCCTTGAGAAAAGGTATTTTATTCCTAAAACCTCCTAAAACCATGTGAAGTTACCATCTAATGCAATTTTTATTCGCTTAAGAAGTTTACAATAAAAGCCTTCTCACCAGTCGCATGTCAAAtccaatatttttattgaaaatgtgcACATTTTAAGAGTGTTTCCCATTAAAGATAtgaaatgttttaaatttttCAAAAGTTTACATTTCTCAGTGCGAAAGTTCGTAAATGAAGGAAATACTGTGAGTAGCCTCTTCCCGACAACATTAATGTGACATTGGGGTCTGTCTCTGAGATCAGAGACTCTTGATCTGGGGATAAGCTGATGACAGGGCAACTCACAGGTCTTACTCCACCGACAGGCGCTCCCTCCTTTTGTTTTTTTCTACATAAGCCAGTGTTGAGAACATCAACTCGCACAGGTAGGTTGTGGCCAATGGTAAGAATGCTGCTGTAGCACAATCTGAAAGAGATGAAACTTCTTGTCCTGCAAGAAATCAAAATGTGTCCAAACTTTCGTTTCAGCGAATGATCCATCCTAAGCTCTGCAAATTCCTCTTGTTCTTTTAATGACAACGTTTTTGATGATTTAAAAAAAGGGAGTTAAACGTAtcgtttaggggctggtttagcacagtaggctaaacagctggcttgtaatgcagaacaaggccagcagcctcatcgaacaggcgccggaatgtggcgactcggggcttttcacagtaacttcattgaagcctactcgtgacaataagctattattattatttacccgGTCAAAGTCTTCCACACTTATTGAGGGGAAGTAGAATATAGTGTTCTAggatgtgtgggcagcacggttgcaaagtggttagcactactacctcactgcaccagggaccctggttcaattccagccttgggtgattgtgtggcattggcacattctccctgtgtctgtgtgagttgcctgcagtttcctcccacagtccaaagatgtgccgtttaggtggattagccatgctaatctgccgtttagtgtccaaaagtgtgtaggatagatggggtgctctttcagagggtcggtggggacttgatgggtcaaaggtcctccttctgcactgtaggaattctctgaaaatgtgtGGAGATTTGACCGAGTATAGTTTTGCCAGCAGGATTCGCTGAAGCCAGCTTGAACATCTCAATTGACTCATTTGCCACTTTTCCCAGTCAAAAGGCCAGTTTTGATCTGAAATCTTGAAGTTTACCTGTGGCACAGACAGAATGttctcgttccccccccccccccccccccctgcattttAACATTCAGATCGCTCAATATATCTGACAGGTATGCAAGTTAGCACAGCAAGAATCATCCCATATTAAGAAATGGAGGCGCCAGGGCCTGACCTATGTAAAAAAATTCGAACCACGGATGCACAgccatttcccctctctctaatgTACTAAGCTCGTCTCTTATTAACAAATAAAAATAGGGgtggccactgctgcctcacggcgccgagggcccgggttcgatcccgggtcactgtctgtgtggagtttgcacattctccccgtgtctgcgtgggtttcgcccccacaacccaaaagatgtgcaggctaggtggattggccacgctaaattgacccttaatttaaaaaaattgaccaataaaaacagaaaatgctggaaaaaaatcagcatgtctagcagcatctgcggagagagaacatTTGCAGTCCGACATGGACTgtttttccacagatgctgccagacctgctgtgttttttccagtatgttctgtttttatttcagagtttcagcatctgtggtattttgcttttattttttttcactTTTCTTGACAGAGcaaccccacctccttcccccctctgccCAGCCTTGCTAAATGAAGAATAACCCTGAATATGCAGTTCCCGGTCCTGGGCATCCTGTGTTCTGCGAAAGATGGCCATGGATTTGGGAGTCGATAGGGACTTTGGAGAATCTTTTTTGAGAGGGAAGGGTGGCTAGAGATGGGGCAATGGTTTGTTAGGACAGTGGATTACGGATTTGAAAGACCGAGGGATAGGACCTGACAAGAGAGAACCGTGAACAATGGTGAGTAGCAGTTTAATGGGGAGAGGTTCGATGGAGCAGAAGGTGATTCTCATGGACAACATCAGCCCTGAGAGGGAAAGAGATGAGGCAGGAGAAAAACTAAAGAAACTTTGGAGACAGTTTGGCCCGGTGAGCTAGCAGAAGGGAGAGAAGCAGCAGAGGATATCGATCGGATCGTAGTAACAAAATAACTCCTTGAGCTTCTCACatgtgttggaggtgaggatggaggagacggGGAGTGGGAGAGCCCTTCAAATGGAGCTATTAAAAAGGATCAACGCACTGTATTTAAAATAAAGCTGATTTATTAGATGTTTGATCACAATATTAATTCCTAAAACTGGGCTCGAGTTTATTAACATCAGCAGAAACCGACCCCAATGAGACCTTGATGtggttaatgaaaatgaaatgaaatgaaaatcgcttattgtcacaagtcgacttcaaatgaagttactgtgaaaagcccctagtcgccacattccggcgcctgttcagggaggctggtacgggaattgaactgtgctgctggcctgccctggtctgctttcaaagccagccctgtgctaaaccagcaccaaaATCCCATCACTGCAGTTACTTGTGAATGCGCTGTGTCTCGGCAAATACTTTCCCACATTCAGCGCAGGTGAATGGCGTCGCCCCACAATGAACTGGCTGGTGTACAGTGAATTGAGATAATTTCCTGAACTGAGTCCCTCAGTGAAAGCACGTGAATGATCTCTTATCAGTGTGAACATGAGCAAAGGTTCTCAGGCCCTATTACAGCACTTCCCAAAGCCTGGCATTCAAAAGCTCTCCGAGTATGAACCTCCTGatgtggcagcagtgtgataAAGCAACTAATCCTTTCCAACACCCAGAGCAGGTGAATGCCCGctcccagtgtgaacccgttggtgtgccaacaggttggaaaactgagtgaatcccttcccacactctgcgcaggtgaacggcctctccccattgtgaacccgctggtgtgtcagcaggttagatgactgagtgaatcccttcccacactctgcgcaggtgaacggcttctccccagtgtgaacccgctggtgtctcagTAGGTGGGATGaggtagtgaatcccttcccacactcggagcaggtgaacggcctccccccggtgtgaactcgctggtggacagtgagttgagatgattgcctgaacccagtcccgcagtgggagcacctgaacggtctctcgtcggtgtgaacgcgctggtgtctCAGAAGGTGGGATGACTGCGTGAATCCTTCCCCACAGGTCGAGCAGGcgaaaggcctctccccagtgtgtctgCGATGATGCGTTTCCAGCTTCGACGGGGAAATGAATATCTTCCcgcagtcctcacatttccacggcTTCTCCCTGCTGTGAGTGCTCGCGTGTCTCGACAGGCCATTTGAACGGCTGAAACCTCGCCCGCACTCAGAACACGTGTATGGTTTCTTTCCACTGTGAGCGGAATCTTTTCCCTCCATCTTCACAATCCGACGATAAATTGTCGATAAATTACGATTACGATAAATTGAGCGCCTCCATCAAATCCTGATGCCACCTTTGGTTTCAATTTCACGATTGCAAATCCTTCCCTGCTAATAGCCTgtgaaatttatttaaaacagaaaaaaaaggaataacatcaaaaacacaaaggcaggttgtgaaattgagctgaatgattcTGGCCATTTGTGGGACCGGAACGTGGAAAAAGGTGACCATTAAAACTGCtggattgccataaaaacccaacttgttcaccaatgtccttcagggaagggaacctgTCTCCCGGACTGGGCCTACACAAGACACTGGTGTCtatgagaggagagagagagaagaggggatgATTGTGAGAGGCAGGATGTGAAGGTGAGGGCTTTTATATATGTCTACAACTCAAATTTGACAGAAACTCTTCAACTctcaacctctgccacctggaagATCTAGGGCAGTGTGTGAGACTCCTTCCTCTCCCAAGTTCCCTCCAACTCACACAGCGGCCTGACTTAATAAAGGCAAATGaccgcagatgctggaatttgagATCAGaagagaaaaatgctggaaaatctcagcaggtctggcagcatctgcagggagagaaaagagctaacgtttcgagtccagatgaacagctttgtcaaaggatcTGACTTGTCTGACACCCAGTAATGGCTGCGCATAAATCTCCTGCATTTAAATGTTGGAAAGGCTGAAATCCTCGTCTTCAGTTCCCTCTACAAGCTCCACTCCCGAGGCACCGACTCCGTCCCCTCTCCCTGGTGACTGTCTGAAGCTGAATCTGAATCAGACCCCCCTGACTCTTTGTCTTCTCTGCCGGGCTTTTTGAAGGGGGTGCAGAATAGAGAGCTGGAATTTTCCCAATTTGTGATTTACAAGGACACATTCCTTGGTCCTCAGCAGTTACCTTTCTTCAGTTTTCTATGCCGACTGTTAATTCTGCTATTTCACAGTTTCACAATTATACACATAAACATCACAGACAACAATCTATCTAATCTATTCTATTGCTGACTCGAGTTTCAGTTTCTGTAGAGGTTAGTAAGAGACGAACTCTGCAAACTCCAATCAGATCAGGAGAAAGGTCAATGAGTCAATTCTGTAGAATGGAATGTTTCATCAGTGTTGCCATGGTGGACCCGTCTGTAGCGAAATGCCTGTTTGAGCTTCTAATTCGCACTTAAAATTCTCCATCCCATAATACAAAGAAAATAGAAGgaggatgaggccatttggcccttggagcctgctctgctgttcattatagtcaaagaacatacagtgcagaaggaggccattcggcccatcgagtctgcaccgacccacttaagccctcacttccaccctatccccgtaacccaataacccctcctaacctttttggtcaataagggcaatttatcatgcccaatccacctaacctgcacgtctttggactgtgggaggaaaccggagcatccggaggaaacgcacatagacacggggagaacgtgcagactccgcacaggcagtgacccagcagggaatcgaacccaggaccctggagctgtgaagccacagtgctaatcacttggtttttttaaatggtttttattaaagcttttttcaaacaaaatttttacataactaataacagaaaaataaacaacaAATATTCAACAAAACTCggtggctgttatcattatacaaaaagaaaatatacattaaatagacaGTTCCCCCAGCCGAGCCccccgccgacccccccccccccccccccccccgattgctgctgctgttgttgacattttaccgctccccgagaaagtcgagaaagggttgccaccgccgggagaaccccatcaaggaccctctcaaggcaaactttatttgctccaggctgaggaacccagccatgtcactaacccaggtctccacactcgggggttttGAGTGTCTCCACAttacaagatccgtctccggtctaccagggatgcaaaggccaaaacctcggcctctttcgcttcctgcactccaggatcctctgacaccctaaagatcgctattgttggactcggcttcacctgcgtgtccaaaatcctggacatagccctcaCAAAGAATTCTTtgagcgctgggcatgcccagaacatatggacattgtTCGCTGGATTCCCTGAACATCTCACACAGCTGTCCTCCACTCCAAAAGAGCTTGCTCATTCTCACCGTCGACATGTGTGCCCGATGTACCACCTttaactgaattaagctgagcctggcacatgatgaggaagaattcaccctgcccagggcatcagcccacaggtcctcatccagctcctcacccagctcctcctcccacttgcccttcagttcctccactgaggcttcctccacctcctgtagctcttggtagatgtccgacaccttcccctctcctacccagatgccagacactaccctgtcctgtatccttcgagggggtagcaacggaaatgtccccacctgttttttgagaaagtcgcggacttggaggtatctgaaggcatttccagggggcaggccgaacttctcctccagcgccttcaagctagggaatgtcccatctataaacaggtctcccatccttctgatgcctgccctataccagccttgaaccccccccccccccccccccccccccgtctatctTGCTTGtagcaaatctatggttgttccgtATCAGGGTCCATACTggggccccctcctccttcctgtgcctcctcgactgaccccagaccctcagtgccgccgtcaccaccgggcttgtggtatatcgtaccggcgagaacggcagcggtgccgttactagtgcccctaggctggtgcctttgcatgacgccgcctctagcCATGCCTACGCCGACCcttcctccattacccatttcctactcatggccaggggctggtttagctcgctgggctaaatcgctggcttttaaagcagcacggttcgattcccgtaccagcctccccggacaggcgccggaatgtggcgactaggggctttttacagtaacttaattgaagccttcttgtgacaataagtgattttaattttccttTCATTAGCCACCCAGTGCTTTCCGCTTGTGCTATAGTGCTGTgtattatgaccatggctgatcaagttcaattcccttggcagtgccaggtttgcacccaggtggcactgccatggtgcctggcTGGCACTTCTAGAGTGtctaggtgacactgccagggtacccaggtagcaccagcagtgccaataCACCACCCTACCAAAAGGGCATGCAGCTTGGGACCTCTGGTCCCCTGGCAagcccccatgagtgccattccgtctggtccctgtttatgGGAACCAGAGCTGAACAGTGCTCGCCCGAGGTATCTGAGCCTCAGGAGCTCGGGaagctgcacattagagtgaggctttcTGCCTCGTTCgaacatgcagatttgccaaagcgTGATTCCgcccattatgggcgggatttgcATCGCAAAGTCTCCCGAGACTGTGTGGAATCTcggaggcgttgcgagccgggtaaatCCCGAGAACGGGCTCTCCTGGCTttcaacggccacgctgcgccgaagcgagctgcttttcaggtgcagcgtgGTTGTTGGATCGTGCTCATTTTGTCCTGATCagattctggcccttgatttctctgcctttcaGTTCTCTTATTCtccttgttttctttttctcttcttgATTTCCCCCTGCTCTGTCACATTAGTTTTAGAGCTTCCCCAACTGTTCCAGCAAGTACCAccccaaggacatcagtcccggccctgcccaggtgtaacccgcccAGTTTGTACTGGCCCACCTCCTCCGGAACTGGTCCCAATACCCCATGAATCTGAAAtcttccccctcacaccatccttTCAGCCACATAAtcatccgatatatcctgctGTTTCTCCATTGACCAGCACGTTGCACTGGTGGTTATCCTGAGATCGCTAccgttgaggtcctacttttcaacttgttTCCaaactccctgtattctgcttatAGGACCTCACCCCTTTTAACCGAATCCATTTGTATCAATGTGTACCCTGACAactagctgttcaccctcccctttcagaatgTCCTGCAACTGCTCTGAGACACCCTTGACCctaacaccagggaggcaacataccatgggGCCACAGAAACGTCCATCGATTCCCCTTCCAATGGAATGCCCTGTGACTATTGCATTTCTACGCCTTTTGCTCctcccctgtgcagcagagccaaacGTGGTGCTACAAATTTGGTTGCTGCTATTGTCCCCTGACAGGTCATTACCCTCaatagtatccaaaatggtacatCTGTCTTTCCGAGAATGGCTACAGGAGATTCCTACACTGCCTacctagctctcttgctctgcctggtggtcacccattcacttcctgccagtggagtctgaggcagcatggtagcacagtggttaacactgttgcttcacagcgccagggtcccaggttcgattcctggcttgggtcactgtctgtgcagagtctgcacgttctccccgtgtctgcgtgggtttcctccgggtgctccggtttcctcccacaagccccgaaagacgtgctgttaggtaatttggacattctgaattctccctctgtgatccagacaggcgccggaatgtggcgacaaggcgattttcacaataacttccttgcagtgttaatgtcagcctacttgtgacaataataaagattattatgactgAAAAATTATCTGTTGATTGAGTGCGGTGTGACAACCTCTCAATACATGCTATCC harbors:
- the LOC119951325 gene encoding zinc finger protein 239-like, translated to MEGKDSAHSGKKPYTCSECGRGFSRSNGLSRHASTHSREKPWKCEDCGKIFISPSKLETHHRRHTGERPFACSTCGEGFTQSSHLLRHQRVHTDERPFRCSHCGTGFRQSSQLTVHQRVHTGGRPFTCSECGKGFTTSSHLLRHQRVHTGEKPFTCAECGKGFTQSSNLLTHQRVHNGERPFTCAECGKGFTQFSNLLAHQRVHTGSGHSPALGVGKD